The window GTGCTGGGCCAGGTGAACCTCTTCACCCACCTGCCCCTGGGCGGGAGCCAGGGCGGCGACACGCCGGGGGACCCGGGGACGGACATCCCCATCCAGCCGCTGCCCCAGGGCACGGATTCGGTGTTCTTCCTGTCGTCCCTGACCACGCTGGCGGCGGAGACGGGGTGGCTGGGCCGGGGCGTGCGGCTGTCGGGCAGCGCGGGCTTCTCCGCCAGCGGCGGCCTGGACGCGACGGCCCGGGCGGCGGTGCCCTTCCAGTACGGCCCGCGCGCGCAGCTGTCGCTGGGCTGGACGCCCGCGCCCCGGCACACCCTGGCCACCACGGTGGGCTTCACGGACTCGCGCTTCTCCACCGGCGCGCACGCCACCGTGACGACGCTCACCGGCGCCTGGACGCAGCGGCTGGACCGGCGCACGTCGTTCGAGATGGGCGTGGGCGTGGGCGTGGCGTACTCGCTGCGGGCCACGGAGGCCCCCGCGGACACCGATCCGCCACCCGACCAGACCCCGGCGTGGGGACGGCGGGTGCGGACCCAACAGGTAGGAGGCGCGGAGCCGGAGGTGACGCCCCCCGCGACGCTTCAGCTCCTGCCGGACCTCACGCTGGCGGTGTCCCACCGGGTGCCGTCACGGGTGGCGGACTTCAACGGCCGGCTGGCGGCGCGGGTGACGCCCTTCGTGGACCGGCTGACAGGGCTGGTGTACCCGAGGGCCGACCTGACCTTGAACGGCACCTGGGCGTTGGGCCCGCGCCTCCGGGTGTCCGGGACGGCGGGGTCGGCGTTCGCGGTGGGCGGGGCGGTGGGAGACCGGCAGGTGGTGGGAGGGGTGGGCGCTGGATGGACGGTGTCCCGGTGGATGACCCTGGAGGTCGACACGCGGACGGCCTGGACTCGCTCGCCCGACGTGGAGGCGGCCCGCACGGTGTGGTCCGCGACGTTGGGACTGACAGTCCAGAAAACGGGTATCCTCTGAGGCTCCCCCCATGGCGAAGCTCATCCTCCTCTCCGTCCTCATTGCCACCATCGCGCTGCCCGGAGCGGCCGCGCGCGATGCGCATCCGTGGCGGGGGATGAAGAAGGCCATCCTGTGGGTGGCACTCTTCAACATGGCGTACGCATACGGCGTGCTCGTCCTCGTGCCCAGGTATGGGTTCGGGTGAGGGAAGGAAAGGCGTCTGACGTGATGGAGCTCCAACAGCTCACCGTCCTCCTCGTGGAGGACTCTCCGATGTTCCGCGTCATGCTGCGTGACATGCTCCAGCAGATGGGCGTGAAGAACGTGGTGGAGCAGCCCAACGGCAAGGCCGCCATGGAGTACCTCCAGGGCCAGTCGCCGCCGGACCTCGTGTGTCTGGACCTGACGTTGCCGGACGTGTCCGGCTACGACGTGTGCGAACACATCCGGCGCACGCCCGCCATCGCGCATGTGCCGGTGCTGATGGTGAGCGCGCGCAACCTGCCGGAGGACAAGGCGTACGCGGAGGAGGCCGGCGCCAACGGCTACCTGGGCAAGCCCTTCACGCCCGAGGAGCTGGAGAAGCGCGTGCGCCAGGTGCTGAAGGCCGCGGCCCCTCGGAGCAGCGCGTGACGACGCCCGCCCCCCGCACGCCCCGCCCCGCCCCGCCCCCGGCGTACGTCCCCGAGCGCGAAGAGACGAACGCGCCGGCGGACCTCATCGACTGGGGCTTCCTGTTCGACGGGCTGGGCTTCGTGCGCCGGGCGATCCTCCGGCACTGGTTCCTGGGCCTGTGCATCATCGCGGTGATGAGCGGCCTGGGCTCCGTGGCGGCGAAGCTGATGCCGCGCAAGTACCACGTCGAGACGCGGATGCTGACGTACCGCAACCTCATCATCTCCTCGCTGGTGAACCCGGGCCGGTCCATCCCGGTGGAGGCGGATCAACCCACGCGCGCCGCGTGGGAGATGGTGCTCAGCCGGGGCAACCTGAAGTCCGTCGTCAAGAACGCGAAGCTCATCGAGTACTGGGACCTGATGCGGTCCCCCTTGAGCCGCGCGAAGGAGCAGTACCTGAAGAAGGCGCCTCCTCCCATGACGGACGAGGAGAAGGAGGAGGCCCTCATCGCGATGCTGGAGACCAGCCTCAACGTGATGGCGGAGGGCGGCAGCGGCACGGTGACCATCGGGGTGGACTGGAGCGACCCGCAGCTGGCCTTCAACATCGTGGAGGCCGCGTCGCAGAACTTCCTCGACATGCGCCATGACTCGGAGATGGGCGCCATCTCCGAGTCCGTCAACATCCTCCAGGGCCAGGTGGCCAACGAGGCGGCGAACATCAAGCAGGCCATCGCGGACCTGGAGCGCGCGGTGAAGCAGGCGGACGCGCGCCGCAAGAAGAAGGAAGCGGACCCCAAGCAGGCCAGCGCGCGGCAGGCGCTCTTGCAGACGGACCACGCGCTCGCGCAGCTGAAGTTCCTGGTGCAGGCCAAGCGCCGCGCCATCCGCGACGTGGAGGAGTTCCGCGGCCGCCGGCTCACGGAGCTGCGCGCGCAGCTGGCCGAGCAGCGCGTCGTCTTCTCGCCCCAGCACCCGGTGATTGTCGACCTGGAGCAGCGCGTGGCGGCGATGCAGCAGGACACGCCGCAGCTCACGGCGCTCCGCTCCGAGGAGCAGTCGCTCATCCAGGAGTACCTGCGCATGGGCGGCACGGACGTGGAGTCCGCCACGGAGGGCACCAGCCTGGGCGCCGGGGGCCCGCTGGCGGGCGCGCTGCTGGGCACGCCGGATGATCCGGAGGTGGCGGTGGCCACGGACCGGATGCGGATGGTGGTGATGCGGCACCAGGAGAAGCTGCGCCGGCTGGACCAGGCGCAGACGGAGCTGGAGATTTCGAAGGCGTCCATGAAGCACCGCTACAGCGTGCTGTTGCCGGCGCTCTTTCCGGAGAAGCCGTCCAAGCCGAACCCGAAGCTCATCGCCATCGCGGGCGTGGTGGGCGGGGTGGCGCTGGCGGTGTTCGCGGCGGTGGCGCTGGACATCCTGCGGCGCCGGGTGCTGGAGAAGTGGCAGGTGGAACGGCTGCTCAAGTTGCCGGTGCTGGCGGAGCTGGAACGACGCTGAAGGTTCAAGCGCGCGGCCGCCCTGGGAGGTGGCGCGCGCGGGGGTGACACCGTGACGGTCTGGACCTGGGTGGACGTGGCGCTGTGCGTGGGCCTCTTGCCGGTGGCGGGAGGTTGCGGCTACCTGCTGCTGCTGACGCTGCTGTCCGGGCGGAAGGCGGCGCCGGCGCCTCCGGCGCCCGCGGTGCGGAAGTTCGACGTCATCATCCCGTCGCACAACGAGGAGCTGGGCATCGCCCGGACGGTGGCGAACCTGTCCGCGGTGGACTACCCGGCGAACCTGCGGCGCATCATCGTGGTGGCGGACAACTGCTCCGACGCGACGGCCCAGAAGGCGCGCGAGGCGGGCGCCACGGTGCTGGAGCGCCAGGACGCGGAGAAGCGCGGCAAGGGCTACGCGCTGGCGCACGCCTTCGAGCGCAGCCAGCGCGACGGCTTCGCGGACGCGGTGGTGGTGGTGGACGCGGACACGGTGGTGTCCGCCAACCTGCTGCACGCGTTCTCCCGCCGACTGGAGGACGGGGCGCACGGCGTGCAGGCGCACTACGGGGTGATGAACCCCACGGCGTCGTGGCGCACGCGGCTGATGACCATCGCGCTGGGCATGTTCCACCGCGTGCGCTCCATGGGGCGCGAGCGGATGGGCGTGTCGTGCGGCCTGCGCGGCAACGGCATGTGCTTCACGCACGCGGTGCTGAAGCAGGTGCCGCACGACGCGTTCAGCGTGGTGGAGGACCTGGAGTACGGCATCCGCCTGGCGCGCGCGGGGCACCGCGTGCACTACGCCTGGGAGGCGGAGGTGCTGGGCGAGATGGTGACGGCGGAGAAGCAGAGCCGCTCGCAGCGCCAGCGCTGGGAGGGCGGCCGCGCGCAGATGCGCAAGCTGCACGGCTGGCCGCTGCTCAGCGACGCGCTGAAGCAGAAGAGCGGGCTGCTCTTCGACTTGTCCATGGACGTGCTGGTGCCGCCCCTGAGTCAGCTGGTGCTGGCCACGGTGGGAGGCGCGGTGCTGGCGGCCGGGGTGGCGTGGCTGTCGGGTGGCACGGCGGTGGCGGCGTCCGCGCTGGCGTCGTTCGGGCTCACGTCGCTGGCGCTGTACGTGCTGCGCGGCTGGTGGGTGTCCGGCGTGGGCGCGCGCGGGCTGCTGGACCTGGCGTGGGCGCCCATCTACGTCGTGTGGAAGGTGTGGCTGATGGTGCGGGGCCCCGGCGCGGAGAAGCGCGGCGAATGGGTGCGCACCACGCGAGAGGCGGAGCGGCGGTAGCAGCTCCGGGCGCGCGGCACGCGAGTAGGTGCGCACCACGCCCGAGGCGGAGCGGCGGTCGCGGCCCGAGGCGCGCTGCACGCATGAGGCGGAGCGGCGGTAGTCGCTCCAGGCGCGCGGCACGCCCGTGGCGCGGGGCGGGGCGGCGACCTGGCCCCTGTGCTCGAAGAAGCGCGGACCCGCGAGGCTCCGGAGGACCGGGCCGGTGGCGGAGCCGGAGGAAGCCCGTGGGACCTACTCCCGGGGCTTCCGCTTCACCGCCTTCACAGGTGCACCGAGTGACGCCTGGACAGGGCACACGGTGTCCGGCGGGCAGAAGCCTTCCACCATCAGGGTGGTGATGGCGCGTCGCATGCGGCGCAGGTCCTCGATGCGCGCGTCGATGGCCCGCAGCTTCGCCTCCGCGAAGCGCTCCACGTCGCGGGTGGGGATGCCGCGCCGGTCGGACAGGGCGAGCACGGCGGACACCTCGCGCAGGGTGAAGCCCAGCTCCTGCGAGCGTCGGATGAAGCGCACGCGGATGGCCGCGTCCGGCCCGTAGAGCCGCTGACCGCTCTCCGAACGGGACAGCGGCAGGAGCAGCTCGCGGCGCTCGTAGTAGCGCAGCGTGGACAGCTTCACGCCCGATGCGCGAGCGAGCTCGCCAATCCGCATGGGCGCTGCCTCAACGGGCCGTCGCGGGGATGCCACCACGCCACCTCCTGCCCGCGAGGATGGCACCGCCCTGCGCGAACATCCACGCCAGCTCCAGCGCGAGGAACCCGAGCAGCACCTGTGTCGCGCCCTGCGTGAGCGCCCACACCATCCACGAGGAGAACAGCGCCCGGCCCGCGGTGTCGGCGGCGCCGTTGAACGCGGTCGGCTGGACGAGCCGCACGACGGACCACAGCGTCACGATGGTGCCGAAGAGGGCGACGAAGAACAGGTGCGTGGGCGTGAACGCGGGCAGCGGCTCGCCTCCCAGCGACAGCGCATGGTGCGCGGAGCGGACCTGCGCGAGCACCACCTCCGCCGTCCACGGCGTGGCGAAGGGCACGGTGACGACGAAGTCATACAGCGCGCTGGCGAGGACGACACGGCGAAGCAGGGAGGCGTCAGGGGTCATGCCAGAAACCGTAACCCCTGCACCTGGGTGCAGAGGCAAGCCCGCCCTTCAACGCGCCGGCGCGGGGGCCGCCTCCCGCCGCCACACGCGCGACAGGACCGCGCCCTGCGCGACCATCCCCGCCAGCTCCATCACGAGGAACAGGATGAGCACCTGCGACGCGCCCTGCGTGACGGCCAGCACCATCCACGTGGCGACGAGCGCCCGGCCCACCGTGTCGATGGCGCCGTGAAGCACGGTCGGCTGCGTGATGCGCACCAGCGCCCAGATGACCGCGAGCACGCCGAAGAGCGCGACGAAGAACAGGTGCATGGGCGTGAACGGCGGCATCGCCTCACCGCCCAATGACACCCCTTGATGCACCTGCCCCATGACGGAGAGCATCACCTGCGCCGTCCATGGCGTGGCGAACGGCAGCGTGACGGCCAGGTCGTACAGCGCGAAGCCACGGACGATGCGGCGGAACCACGGGGAGTCAGGGCTCATGCGTGGGAACACTAGCCGCGTCCCGGCACGGAGCAGCAGCCCCGTGCCGGAGACCGCGCATCACACCAGCGTCCAGAAAGCCCCTCTGTTCTGGGACCTGATGGGCGGGAACGTCTCACCCCGGCTCAGGGGGATGATCCGCTCCTCCGCCGTCACCGGGGGTCCACCACGGCCGTCCGAGTAGCCATCGAAGGCATACCGGCCCGTCGCCTCGCACGTGTCGCCCGTCTTGTACCGCTTCGCCATGACGCGTCCTTTCGTTCCCGGAATGGGAACCTGGAACGTCCGTCGAACCGGCGGGGCCGACCATCCCTCGCGAGAGGGATGACGGCCCGAATACTCCCCGACCTCAGTCCGCCAGCGGCATCCCGAAGTCCGGCTGGCCCCGCTCGCCGGACACCCAGCGATAGACCTCCACCACCTGCTCCGCCTTCGCCCGCCAGGTGAAGTGCTTGAAGATGCGCGTCCTCGCGCGCTCTCCCATGGGTCCAATCACGGACGGGTCGGCGACCAGCTTCTCCAGCACCGCGCGCACCCGCTCCACGATCTCCTGCGGAGTCCCCATGGGGATGGCGAAGCCCGTGGACGGGCTGACAATCTCACCCGGACCGCCGTAGTCCATCACGATGGGCACCAGGCCCAGCGCCATCGCCTCCGCGACCACCGCGCCGCCGAACTCGCGCACGCTCGGGAAGCCGAAGATGTGGTTCTTCGACAGCCGCCCCTGCAGCTCCTGGTGCTTCACCCAGCCAGCGAACGTCACCCCGTTCTCCAGCCCGCCCCGCGCCACCTGCGCGCGCAGGTTCTGCATCTCCGCGCCGTCGCCGATGAACTCCAGCTGCACCTTGCCCTCGCGCACCAGCGGCGCCGCCGCGTCGATGAGCATCGCCATGCCCTTGTACGGCACGAAGCGCCCCACGAACGCCACCCGCAGCGCCTCCCCTGCCTTGGGCGCCTCCGCCTTCGCCGAGCCGAAGCGGCGCACGTCGATGGCGTTCTCCGGGATGTAGACCGTCTTGTCCTGGTACTCCGCCGCCAGCTGCGCGCGCGTCGCCCGCGAGCCCGTCATCAGCGCCGCCGCGTTCTTCCGCGTCGACTTGTAGAAGGGCATCAGCTTGTAGACGTCCCGGATGTAGCTGAGCCACTCGCGCTCGCGCAGGCGCGCGTCCCCGAAGCCCTTGGGCCACGGCAGGCCGCCGTTCATCGGCCCCATCACGAAGGGCACCCCGGCCTCCGCGCACCGCGCCGCCAGCGTGCTGGGCGTCGTGGGGCTGATGGGCGTGTAGCGGTGCACCACGTCGAATTCCTTCGCGCGGATGCGGTCCCCGAAGCGCCGCCAGAGCAGCTCCTCGAAGTAGTAGTACGGCAGCACGCTCAGCGCCGTGGCCGTCGTCCAGCCCACGCCCGCCTTTCCTCGCAGCACCTCGCCCACCTTCTCCAGCGGACGCTCCACCGGCGTGGAGTCCAACGCCGTGAAGTCCTTCCCCTCCACCAACCCCTGCTTGAGGATGTTCTCGCGGTTGCGGACCTGCGTGACCAGGTGCACGTCCGCTACCTCGGCCAGCGCGCGGGCCAGGGACCAGCCTTCCAGGGGGACGCTCACCCAGTCTGGGTTGCACAGCTCAGCAATCAGGAGGACGCGGGGTCGGGAGCCAGCCATACGCCTTCCGCATCTATCCCAACCCGGGCCCGGGATATAGCCTCCCCCCTCGCTCCGATGGCCTCCGAACCGTCCCCCACCGCCTGGCTCCAGTACATCGTCATGGTCGTGGGCCTGGGCGCCGTCACCCTGGGCGCCGCCGCCGTGGGTAATGGAGACCCCATCGTCACACTGGCGCCGGTGCTGGCCTTCACGGTGGTGTGGGTCATCTTGAAGGTGCCGCTGCGCTACCTGGCGCTCACGGTGCTCTACCTGGTGCTCGCGGCGGACTACACACCCGAGCGTCCCCAGTCGATGTTCTGGCCGTCGCCGCTGTTTCCCTTCGGGAAGCTGCTGTTCACCCAGATGCACGAGCTGGTGGGCATTGGCGCCCTGCGCTTCCCGCTCATCGACGGGCTCATCGTCGGGTCCATTGGCATCGGCATCTACCGGCGGGCGACGAAGTCGAAGATCGACCCGCCGGTGGTGCCCATTCCACGGCCGCTGGTGGTGGTGCTCGCGCTGTCGTTCTTCGCCATCATGTGGATGGAGGTGTGGGGCATCGCGCGGGGCGGGGACATCAAGAACTCGCTGTGGCAGTGGCACCAGGCCGCCGTGCTGCCGCTGGTGGGGATGATGTACCACTACAGCCTGCGCGGGCCGGAGGACTGGCCGGTGGTGGCGAAGACCATCATCCTGGCGGCGCTGACCAAGTCCGCGGTGAGCACGTACTTCGCGCTGGTCATCGTTCCGGCGCAGGCGCTGGAGGTGGAGTACACGACCTGCCACTCGGACTCGATGACGTTCATCTTCGCGCTGATGGTGTGCATCGCGCGCTGGCTGGAACGGCCCAAGTCCGGGCATGCCATCCGCGGCCTCATCATCATCGTGCTGGTGTTCATCGGGATGTTCTTCAACGACCGCCGGCTCGCGTACGTGAGCCTCGTGGGGTCACTGGCCGCCGCGTACCTGTTCAACCCGTGGACGCCGCTGAAGAAGTTCGTCACGCGCGGGCTGTTGTCGTGCTCACCGCTGCTGGTCGTGTACTTCCTGGTGGGGTGGAACGCGCACAGCAGCGTGTTCAAGCCGGTGCAGACCTTCCGCTCCATCATCGAGGGCCAGCACGCCGAGGGAGAGCTGGACTACCGCGACATCGAGAACCTCAACCTCATCGCGACGTGGAACACCAACCCGGTGTTCGGCACGGGCTACGGGCACGAGTTCCTGGAGCCGTACCCGCTGCCCAACATCGCGTTCGTGTTCCCCACGTACCGCTTCCATCCGCACAACTCGCTGTTGGGCCTGCTGGCCTTCGGCGGGTGGTTCGGGTTCACGGGCGTGTGGATGTACCTGGTGGTGACGGTGTACCTGGCGGCGCGCTCGTATCACCGGGCCCATGCGCCAGAGCACCGCACCGCGTGTCTGGTCATCGTGGGCGTGGTGGCGTCGTACCTGAACCAGGTGTTCGGGGACATGGGCATCATCTCGTACATCTGCACGTTCCAGGTCGCCGTGGCGTCGGTGCTCGCGGGCAAGCTGGCCATGGTCACCGGCGCCTGGCCCTGGCCCCAGCGCGAGAAGGTGCTGGGCCTGACGCGCACGCCGCCCTCCGAGGACTCCGCGCCGGCCGGTGTGACGCCAGACGCGGGCCAGACAGCGTGACAGGGCCTCAACCCACGCGGGCGCGAAGCTCCTCGGCTTCCGCCGCGGCGGCGGTCAGGTGCTCCAGCTCCAGGTCGATGTGCTTCGCCTGCGGGATGGCGCGGCGGATCTCCGCTTCAATCGCGTCGATCTCCTCGCTCAGCGTGCGGATCAGATGCCGGGCCATGTCGTTCAACGCGCGCTCGCGCTCCGCTCCCGCCGGCGGCAGCCCTTGCGTGGGCAGCGCCTCCGCCAGACGGGCCGCCACGAACGCCTCGCTGAAGCGCAGCTCCGCCTTGAGCTGGTACACCTCCGGCGTGAGCTGCCGCGTCTTCACGTCGTGCATGTCCGCCAGGCTGGGCCGCTTGCGCAGCAGCTCCTCGAAGCGCTGCTCCACGTCCGGCGGCACCGACTGCCCCAACAACAGCTCCCGGTTCTCCACCATCAGGTAGAGCGCGATGAGCCCCAGCAACACGCCCACCGTCAGCGACGCCATCGCGTCCCACACCGGGTTGCCCGTCACGTGCGCCAGCACGATGCCCGCCGTCGCCAGCACCAGCCCCAGCACCGCCGCGCCGTCCTCCAACAGGATGGCCACCGACGCGGGATCCGCCTTCTCCCTCACGAAGCGGAAGAAGGGCTCACCCGCCGCCTGCTTCAGCACCCCCATCACCGCGAACACCAACACCCCCCCCTCGATGAGGAACGACAACCCCAACACCGCGAACGTCACCACCCCCGTCTCCGCCACGTGCGGGTGCAGGAGCGACTGGATGCCGTGGTAGACCGTGACGCCGCAGCCCACGAAGAAGATGCCGGACGCGGACAGGATGCCGAAGATGAAGCGCTCGCCGCCGTAGCCGTACGGGTGCGCCTCGTCCTCCACCCGCGCCGCCCGCTTCAACCCCAGGAACAACAACACCTGGTTCCCCGTGTCCGCCGCCGAGTGGATCGCCTCCGACAACATCGCCCCCGACCCCGACAGGAAGAAGGCGATGAACTTGATCAGCGTTACCAACACGTTGCCGGACAACGCGACGATGACGGCCTTGAGCGACGAAGCAGGAGCGGACATGGAGGTGCCAAACCTACCATGACGACGCAGCGCGGCAGGAGCGGCCCCTTTTGCCCGCCCGGCCTCCGTCCGGCCCTTGTCCTTCCGCGTCAACCAGGGTGGACAGCGCACCTCCAGGGTGATTGTTTGCTCTCAAATCAATTAAGGATTGGGAGAACACCGTGCGCCGTTTCGTGCCGCCTTGGATGTGGCTGCTGCTGCTGTGGGGGCCTTCGGGGGCCTTCGCGCTGAACGCGGGGCTGCCGCCGCCTCCGCCGGACGTGGACCGGAGCACGCCCGCGGCGACGGCGGCGGGGTTCCTGGACGCGGCGCATGCTCGGGACGCGCTCCGGGCGCCGCAGTACCTGGACCTGTCGCGGCTGGCTCCCGCGGAGCAGGCGGAGCAGGGGCTGGGGCTGGCGCGGCGGCTGGTGGTGGTGCTGGACCGGACGCTCTGGCTGGACTTCGCGCGCATCGGGAAGGAGCCGGCGGGGCCGGGGGAGCGCGCGCGCCGCGAGGTGCTGGGTCAGGTGGCCACGTCGCGCGGGTCCCAGGACATCGTGCTGGAGCGGGTGGACGCGGCAGGCGGCCCGGTGTGGGTCTTCAGCGCGGACACGGTGGGCGCCATCGACACGCTCTTCCAGGAGCACGGCTCGCCGCTGCTGGAGATGCTGCCCCCGGTCTTCTTCTCGCGTCCCTTGTGGGTGCTGGAGACGTGGCAGTGGCTGGGGCTCGCGGGGGTGCTGGTGGGGGCGTGGCTGCTGGGGCGACTGGGCGAGGCGGTGACGCTGCGCGTGGGGGCCCGGGCCACGGGGATGACGAAGTCCGGCTGGGATGACGAGTTGCTCGCCGCGGGCCAGGGGAACATCCGCTACGTGCTGGCGGGGGTGCTGGCGGCGGCGGGCGCGCGGTTCCTGAAGCTGCCCCCGCCCGCGCAGGCGGCGGTGGACCTGGGGGCGCGGTCGCTGATCATCGTGGCGGTGGCCATGTTCCTGCTGCGCTTCCTGACCCGGGCCGCCCGGTTCCTGGAAGAGAAGGTGTCCAAGTCACCGGAGGGCACGGACGTGGCTCGCGTGCGCGGGCTGCGCACCCAGCTGTCCATCCTGCGCCGCGTGGTGGAGGTGGCGGTGGTGCTGGTGGCCGCGTCGCTGCTGCTGCTCCAGTTCGAGGCGGTGCGCAACGTGGGCGTGTCGCTGCTCGCGTCCGCGGGCATCGCGGGCCTGGTGTTGGGTCTGGCCGCGCAGAAGTCCATCTCCACGCTGCTGGCGGGCATCCAGCTGTCCATCACCCAGCCCATGCGCATTGGCGACACGGTCATCATCGAGAACGAGTGGGGATGGGTGGAGGAGATCACCCTCACCTACGTCGTCGTGAAGGTGTGGGACCTGCGCCGGCTGGTCATCCCCATCACCCAGTTCCTGGAGAAGCCCTTCCAGAACTGGAGCAAGGTGTCGCCGGAGATATTGGGCACCGCGGAGCTCTACGTGGACTTCCGCACCGACGTGGCCGGCGTGCGCGCGGAGCTCAAGCGCATCCTGGAGCAGGAGTCGAACGGCCTGTGGGAT is drawn from Corallococcus silvisoli and contains these coding sequences:
- a CDS encoding mechanosensitive ion channel family protein, which produces MRRFVPPWMWLLLLWGPSGAFALNAGLPPPPPDVDRSTPAATAAGFLDAAHARDALRAPQYLDLSRLAPAEQAEQGLGLARRLVVVLDRTLWLDFARIGKEPAGPGERARREVLGQVATSRGSQDIVLERVDAAGGPVWVFSADTVGAIDTLFQEHGSPLLEMLPPVFFSRPLWVLETWQWLGLAGVLVGAWLLGRLGEAVTLRVGARATGMTKSGWDDELLAAGQGNIRYVLAGVLAAAGARFLKLPPPAQAAVDLGARSLIIVAVAMFLLRFLTRAARFLEEKVSKSPEGTDVARVRGLRTQLSILRRVVEVAVVLVAASLLLLQFEAVRNVGVSLLASAGIAGLVLGLAAQKSISTLLAGIQLSITQPMRIGDTVIIENEWGWVEEITLTYVVVKVWDLRRLVIPITQFLEKPFQNWSKVSPEILGTAELYVDFRTDVAGVRAELKRILEQESNGLWDGRVQGLQVTDLSERTMKLRALVSAADSGKAFDLRCLVREKLVAFLQAQPHGLPLLRAEASPLPFPEEKSPGPSLLPTRAGNMTRAEPPR